A region from the Bacillus sp. Marseille-P3661 genome encodes:
- a CDS encoding S-layer homology domain-containing protein: MKLKRNRLAILLTILLVLQSFASAATASASVLGTKVADNSTKISPGVTYSSQAYEGSSTKQAVNQLTVDLNDPFTVLDVHIPNPINNTTTVTKVAQQNNREGNFVVGAANAGFFDTVSKYPINLIAKENKVINVGVFDLPITSPLNAPVAFGVNANGKAVIGEYNLRYDVRIGDFTQAIKKVNTTRTEGSVVLYTKANQTTGSNEWGTEIIITDVSPSPSSMEVGSKMIGTVSKVVRFGQAGNSTVPANGLVLSAHGSEWAEKLKNITEGDSVQVELGLGDVWQDAKYVIGTGPLLVKNGQVSISMDEAQAFSKGRNPRTAIATNQAGDKVFIITIDGRQSGYSNGVGLRDLANHLISLGAYNAINLDGGGSTQMAVRQLGSSQPTLANQPSDNWQRPVSTVLQVISTAPTSDPKTIKLSKPAGKILKGTPIDITVDYVIDQYMNPVAFSPSAITLSAEGGIGSTEGMKFIAENVGTGKVVAHYNGGVGELPLTVVDTFDKLEISPKSAVVGVNETVQFSGKASNNNGEPLLFDTSLIKWSVEGDIGSITADGKFTAGAKKSSGYIVATFGQVQAKVAVQVGADPVLIDGFEDLAKWSADQAKATASIAKSASGEPVKQGSSSLKLTYDFTTAEEGTKAAYAKLINPITIQGNPKAIGLWVYGDGAGHWLRGTISDGTGKQHAISFTEEGELTWKGWKYVQAKVPANLPLPLKFDRIYVAETVKEKQNSGVIYLDKLQSVYVDNYTEVSFKDVSSDHWAIGSITFLSDRNTIRGYEDGTFRPGAQITRAQAAAMIARELKLEAANDIELKFTDVPEKHYAINDIKKVAAAGIITGKSADTFAPDEPLTRAEMAVVLNRAYSLQGEAENKFTDVKDNHWAIKSIKALVANDITGGYPDGTFKPSAPTTRAEFSSFMERVIKLAK; encoded by the coding sequence ATGAAATTGAAACGCAACAGGTTGGCAATACTGCTCACTATTTTACTAGTTTTACAGAGCTTTGCTAGTGCTGCTACGGCCAGTGCATCTGTTTTAGGCACAAAAGTTGCCGATAACAGTACGAAAATATCACCTGGGGTTACGTACAGCTCACAAGCGTACGAAGGCAGTTCAACTAAACAAGCAGTGAACCAATTAACAGTCGATTTAAATGATCCGTTTACAGTGCTAGATGTACACATTCCAAATCCAATTAATAATACTACGACTGTAACGAAGGTTGCACAGCAAAATAATCGCGAAGGCAACTTTGTCGTTGGCGCAGCAAATGCTGGATTTTTTGATACAGTTAGTAAATATCCTATTAATTTAATTGCGAAAGAAAATAAGGTTATTAATGTTGGTGTTTTTGATTTACCGATTACAAGTCCACTTAATGCACCAGTAGCATTTGGAGTTAATGCGAATGGCAAAGCAGTGATTGGCGAATATAATTTAAGATATGATGTGCGAATTGGCGATTTTACACAAGCCATTAAAAAAGTAAACACAACACGTACAGAGGGATCTGTTGTTTTATATACAAAAGCTAATCAAACAACAGGATCAAATGAATGGGGAACAGAGATTATTATTACCGATGTAAGTCCATCGCCAAGTTCAATGGAAGTCGGCTCAAAAATGATTGGAACAGTTTCAAAGGTTGTTAGATTTGGACAAGCTGGGAATTCAACTGTTCCTGCAAATGGTTTAGTTCTATCTGCGCACGGCTCTGAATGGGCCGAGAAGTTAAAAAATATTACTGAAGGTGATTCTGTTCAAGTGGAGCTAGGTTTAGGCGATGTTTGGCAGGATGCGAAATATGTCATTGGTACAGGCCCGTTATTAGTAAAAAATGGCCAGGTTTCCATTTCAATGGACGAGGCGCAAGCATTTTCAAAAGGCCGTAATCCAAGAACAGCCATTGCAACAAATCAAGCGGGCGATAAAGTATTTATTATAACAATTGATGGCAGACAATCAGGCTATAGTAATGGTGTAGGGTTGCGCGATTTAGCAAACCATTTAATTTCACTTGGTGCTTATAACGCAATCAACCTTGATGGTGGCGGTTCAACGCAAATGGCTGTACGTCAACTAGGCAGTTCGCAGCCAACATTAGCGAACCAACCATCTGATAACTGGCAAAGACCGGTGTCAACTGTTCTTCAAGTTATTAGCACAGCGCCAACAAGTGACCCGAAAACAATTAAGCTTAGCAAGCCTGCAGGTAAAATTTTAAAAGGAACACCAATTGATATTACAGTTGATTATGTAATTGACCAATATATGAACCCAGTGGCGTTCAGTCCAAGTGCTATTACGTTAAGTGCTGAAGGTGGCATTGGATCAACAGAAGGCATGAAATTCATCGCTGAAAACGTGGGTACAGGTAAAGTAGTCGCTCACTATAATGGTGGCGTTGGTGAATTACCGTTAACCGTTGTGGATACGTTTGATAAGCTTGAAATTAGTCCGAAGTCAGCAGTAGTTGGCGTAAATGAAACGGTTCAATTTAGTGGAAAAGCATCGAATAACAATGGTGAACCACTTTTATTCGATACATCCTTAATAAAATGGTCTGTTGAAGGCGATATTGGCTCTATAACAGCTGATGGTAAATTTACAGCTGGTGCTAAAAAATCATCCGGCTATATCGTTGCCACATTTGGACAAGTTCAAGCAAAAGTTGCTGTACAGGTTGGTGCAGATCCAGTTTTAATTGACGGCTTTGAAGATCTTGCAAAATGGTCAGCTGACCAAGCGAAAGCAACAGCATCGATTGCAAAATCAGCAAGTGGTGAGCCAGTCAAGCAAGGTAGCTCCTCATTAAAATTAACGTATGATTTTACAACTGCTGAAGAAGGTACTAAAGCAGCATATGCGAAATTAATCAATCCAATCACGATTCAAGGTAATCCTAAGGCGATCGGCTTATGGGTATATGGCGACGGCGCTGGCCATTGGTTACGCGGAACGATAAGTGATGGTACAGGTAAACAACATGCAATCAGCTTTACTGAAGAAGGCGAATTAACATGGAAAGGCTGGAAGTATGTTCAAGCGAAAGTTCCAGCAAACTTACCATTACCGCTTAAGTTTGACCGCATTTACGTTGCGGAAACTGTAAAAGAAAAGCAAAACAGTGGTGTTATTTATCTTGATAAACTGCAATCGGTATATGTTGATAATTACACAGAAGTATCATTTAAAGATGTGAGCAGCGATCATTGGGCAATTGGTTCGATTACGTTCTTAAGCGATCGCAATACGATTCGCGGTTATGAAGATGGAACATTTAGACCAGGTGCTCAAATTACAAGAGCACAAGCAGCAGCGATGATTGCGCGCGAACTTAAGCTTGAAGCTGCTAATGATATCGAGTTAAAATTTACGGATGTTCCAGAAAAGCATTATGCGATTAATGACATTAAAAAGGTAGCAGCTGCAGGCATTATTACAGGTAAAAGTGCAGACACATTTGCGCCAGATGAGCCTTTAACAAGAGCAGAAATGGCAGTTGTTTTAAATCGGGCATATTCACTGCAAGGTGAAGCAGAAAATAAATTTACAGATGTAAAAGATAATCACTGGGCCATTAAGTCGATCAAAGCATTAGTTGCGAACGACATTACAGGCGGTTATCCGGATGGCACATTCAAGCCATCTGCACCAACAACACGTGCTGAATTCTCATCATTCATGGAGCGTGTAATTAAGTTAGCAAAATAA
- a CDS encoding HXXEE domain-containing protein has protein sequence MNNPFLEFPLLKKLILLFPILYLIHDIEEILTVEKFLIDHAEILPISMTSEKFTFAFILLWILSAIGCYQALNNRKYFGMEPITFLSFLVPGVLLANGIGHLLQFIFFRDYVPGILTSIVIIYPYSFFTLRYLLKNELLTFKRFGLFFLMGFILQGPFALAAHLVAKLALN, from the coding sequence ATGAACAATCCATTTTTAGAGTTTCCATTGTTAAAAAAGTTAATTTTACTGTTTCCAATTCTTTATTTAATTCATGATATCGAAGAAATACTAACCGTCGAAAAATTCCTCATAGATCACGCAGAAATCCTTCCTATTTCCATGACATCAGAAAAGTTTACATTCGCATTTATACTACTGTGGATTCTAAGTGCAATCGGATGTTACCAAGCATTAAATAATAGAAAATACTTTGGGATGGAACCGATCACATTTTTATCGTTTTTAGTTCCCGGGGTTTTGTTAGCAAATGGAATTGGTCATTTACTTCAATTTATCTTTTTTCGAGACTATGTTCCAGGAATCCTCACTTCCATAGTAATCATATATCCATACTCTTTTTTCACATTAAGATACCTACTAAAAAATGAATTGTTGACCTTTAAAAGGTTTGGATTATTTTTCCTCATGGGCTTTATTTTACAAGGCCCATTTGCGCTTGCAGCTCATTTAGTTGCTAAGTTGGCATTAAATTAA
- a CDS encoding WecB/TagA/CpsF family glycosyltransferase translates to MEDKFVSILGVRFIHTNMTDMVERLKQRIQSNQKAFVVTANPEIVMKAREDATYKQYVEKATYVTADGIGVVKAAQILGNPLPERVAGYDLMRNMLAVLNEKGLKLYMLGAQQDTIVKAVDKIKAEYPNIQLVGYHNGFFNWDDPGIPNEIKEKQPDLVLVALGVPRQEKWIAEHINQFDKGVFIGVGGSFDVIAGTVKRAPEMWQKLNIEWLYRLVKQPTRAGRMLALPRFAIKVFGQKFKGGTNAS, encoded by the coding sequence ATGGAAGATAAATTCGTCTCAATATTAGGCGTACGTTTTATACATACAAATATGACTGATATGGTCGAGCGTTTAAAACAAAGAATACAAAGCAATCAAAAAGCATTTGTTGTTACAGCTAATCCAGAAATTGTGATGAAAGCACGCGAAGATGCGACATACAAGCAGTATGTAGAAAAAGCCACATATGTAACTGCGGACGGCATCGGAGTTGTAAAAGCTGCGCAAATTCTTGGGAATCCATTGCCAGAGCGAGTTGCCGGCTATGACTTAATGCGCAATATGCTAGCTGTGCTCAATGAAAAAGGCTTAAAGCTATATATGCTTGGAGCACAGCAAGACACGATCGTAAAAGCAGTCGATAAAATCAAAGCGGAATATCCAAACATTCAGCTAGTGGGCTACCACAATGGCTTTTTCAATTGGGACGACCCAGGTATTCCAAACGAAATCAAAGAAAAGCAGCCTGATCTAGTGTTAGTAGCCTTAGGTGTGCCACGTCAAGAAAAATGGATTGCCGAGCATATTAACCAATTTGATAAGGGCGTATTTATCGGAGTAGGCGGCAGTTTTGATGTGATTGCTGGAACTGTGAAACGGGCGCCAGAAATGTGGCAAAAGCTGAATATCGAATGGCTTTACAGACTAGTAAAACAACCAACGCGCGCAGGACGGATGCTAGCTCTTCCACGCTTTGCGATTAAAGTATTCGGACAAAAGTTCAAAGGTGGCACGAACGCATCATGA
- a CDS encoding putative polysaccharide biosynthesis protein produces MTQQSSFVKGTIIITIATLISKILGSIFQIPLQNIAGDKVLGIFGLVYPVYMIALILSVAGIPIAISKLISEAKAAGRDDEIANIYRSASILAIAFGITSFILMFGFSSPIAQALGGEFTRPAVIVVSFTLLIAPYMAVYRGFFQGFEDMRPTAISQVLEQFLRVGLIIVAAYILVKQGAENEVVAGGVMIGSSVGALLSLFYLRMKFRRFHARPTGMNKLSMNIFRQWAKRILVLSIPIAIGSLTMALLNMIDSLTVPHGLKWIGILPDDVQEQFGIYRRGLSLVQIAAVFSSAVILPLIPIISKTMAKNDIQQTNHYIVRSLKMAHLVSWPAALGLVALTWPINRALFMDFQGSEVLALISFSSVFTSLTVLTTGILQGLNRSKLAAWLIVGGAILKGLLNIVLVSQFAIIGAAYATIITYILLTIVNIVMIYRTTNYNIWRKETLVFVGASIIMGVVAFLPLHYLSVMTWSRLEAMLYLVVMIPIGALVYAALVLLGKGFSNEELRGLPIIGRYFGKLHQRN; encoded by the coding sequence ATGACCCAACAGTCTTCCTTTGTAAAAGGCACAATCATAATTACGATTGCGACCTTAATATCTAAAATTTTAGGCAGTATTTTTCAAATTCCATTGCAAAATATCGCTGGGGATAAGGTGCTTGGGATTTTCGGACTTGTTTATCCGGTGTATATGATTGCATTAATTTTATCAGTAGCAGGGATTCCAATTGCGATTTCCAAGCTTATTTCCGAAGCGAAAGCAGCTGGCCGTGATGACGAAATTGCCAATATTTACAGATCAGCAAGTATTTTAGCGATTGCATTTGGAATCACCAGCTTTATCCTCATGTTTGGATTTTCTAGTCCGATTGCCCAAGCACTTGGTGGAGAATTCACACGCCCAGCGGTAATCGTTGTATCCTTTACGCTCCTTATCGCGCCATACATGGCAGTTTACCGTGGCTTTTTTCAAGGCTTTGAGGATATGAGACCGACCGCGATTTCACAGGTTCTTGAGCAGTTTTTAAGGGTGGGACTTATCATCGTGGCGGCTTATATTTTAGTTAAACAAGGTGCTGAGAATGAAGTGGTAGCGGGTGGGGTCATGATTGGTTCATCCGTAGGAGCGCTATTGTCACTCTTTTATTTAAGAATGAAATTTAGAAGGTTCCATGCTCGTCCAACTGGAATGAATAAGCTATCAATGAATATATTTAGGCAGTGGGCGAAGAGAATTTTGGTGTTGTCCATTCCGATTGCAATTGGATCGTTAACGATGGCATTGCTAAATATGATTGACTCATTAACCGTTCCACATGGCTTAAAGTGGATAGGAATTCTTCCAGACGATGTGCAAGAGCAATTTGGTATTTACAGGAGAGGGCTATCGCTTGTACAAATTGCTGCTGTTTTTTCGAGTGCAGTCATTTTGCCGCTGATCCCAATTATTTCAAAAACGATGGCCAAAAACGACATACAGCAAACGAATCATTACATAGTACGTTCATTAAAGATGGCCCATTTAGTTTCTTGGCCGGCAGCGCTGGGGCTCGTTGCACTTACGTGGCCGATTAACCGGGCATTGTTTATGGATTTTCAAGGTAGTGAGGTGTTAGCGCTCATTAGTTTTAGCTCTGTATTTACATCTTTAACTGTGTTAACAACTGGAATTTTGCAGGGCCTTAATCGCTCGAAACTTGCAGCATGGTTAATTGTTGGCGGAGCAATTTTAAAAGGGTTATTAAATATTGTGCTCGTCAGTCAGTTTGCGATTATAGGTGCAGCATATGCAACGATTATTACTTATATTTTATTAACAATCGTAAATATTGTGATGATCTACAGAACGACAAATTACAACATTTGGCGAAAAGAAACTCTTGTATTTGTCGGCGCAAGTATTATAATGGGGGTTGTGGCTTTTTTACCGTTACATTATCTTTCGGTAATGACATGGTCAAGACTGGAAGCAATGCTATACTTAGTAGTTATGATTCCTATTGGTGCGCTTGTTTATGCAGCACTAGTTTTACTAGGAAAAGGATTTAGCAATGAGGAGTTGCGGGGATTACCAATAATTGGACGCTATTTTGGCAAATTACATCAGCGAAATTGA